In Topomyia yanbarensis strain Yona2022 chromosome 2, ASM3024719v1, whole genome shotgun sequence, one DNA window encodes the following:
- the LOC131678325 gene encoding odorant receptor Or2-like, translating into MESLSTSSPSPLNCPIISINIRVWRFWSFVLKHDAMRYITIIPIGAMNVFMFADLYRAWGNIDEVIINAFFAVLWFNALLRALTLVYNHATFEQFFEDIAIVYKEIESMKDDFIQKMVQSFTKRARTLSYANLGLGAVISACYVIYPLFTAGRGLPYGMTIPGVSIFNSPQWEVLYIAQAVLTFPGCCMYIPFTSFFATCTLFGLIQIKTVQHQLQEFKRREVDKSCEDYNCKLVSIIRKHQRVITYVHKLNSLVTYICLVELVSFGMMLCALLFLLVIIDNHAQIVIVMAYIFMIVSQIFAFYWHGNELREESMAIALAAYSGPWFELDTVVRKKLLLIILRAQRPLQITVGNVFPMTLEMFQSLLNASYSYFTLLRRVYN; encoded by the exons ATGGAAAGTTTGTCGACATCGTCACCATCCCCACTAAACTGTCCAATCATTTCGATAAACATTCGCGTGTGGCGCTTCTGGTCGTTTGTGTTGAAGCACGACGCCATGCGCTACATCACCATCATCCCGATAGGCGCGATGAATGTGTTTATGTTCGCCGATCTGTACCGAGCGTGGGGTAATATCGATGAGGTGATTATCAACGCCTTCTTTGCGGTGCTTTGGTTCAATGCGTTG CTTAGAGCACTGACTTTGGTGTATAACCACGCAACGTTCGAACAGTTTTTCGAGGATATTGCTATCGTGTATAAGGAGATTGAG TCAATGAAGGATGACTTCATTCAAAAGATGGTTCAAAGTTtcaccaaacgagctcgaacatTATCGTACGCGAATTTAGGTTTGGGGGCTGTCATCAGCGCATGTTACGTGATATATCCGCTGTTCACCGCAGGTCGCGGATTGCCATATGGGATGACCATTCCGGGAGTGAGCATCTTCAACTCGCCCCAGTGGGAGGTGTTGTACATTGCTCAGGCGGTCCTGACGTTTCCCGGATGCTGCATGTACATCCCATTCACTAGCTTCTTCGCAACATGTACGCTGTTTGGTTTGATCCAGATCAAAACGGTGCAGCATCAGTTACAGGAATTCAAGAGACGTGAAGTTGATAAAAGCTGCGAGGATTACAATTGCAAGCTAGTATCAATTATCCGTAAGCATCAAAGGGTCATCACGTATGTGCACAAGCTGAACTCTTTGGTGACCTACATTTGTTTGGTGGAACTGGTCTCGTTTGGAATGATGTTGTGCGCGTTGCTTTTTCTATTGGTAATT ATCGACAACCACGCTCAAATAGTAATCGTAATGGCGTACATTTTCATGATAGTTTCCCAAATATTCGCCTTCTATTGGCATGGCAACGAGCTTCGCGAGGAGAGCATGGCCATTGCCCTCGCTGCTTACAGTGGACCGTGGTTCGAGTTGGACACTGTGGTGCGGAAAAAACTCCTGCTGATTATCCTCCGAGCTCAGCGGCCACTGCAG ATTACAGTGGGAAACGTTTTCCCGATGACTTTGGAGATGTTCCAATCGCTGCTAAATGCGTCGTATTCGTATTTCACCCTGCTGAGACGGGTTTATAATTGA